One Epinephelus moara isolate mb chromosome 20, YSFRI_EMoa_1.0, whole genome shotgun sequence genomic window carries:
- the lrrn3a gene encoding leucine-rich repeat neuronal protein 3, which yields MKETAVVACLLAELSLAAFVLASEGAAHCPALCRCEIRPWFSPSSIYTEAATVDCNDLGLSVLPERLPSETQVLLLQTNNIVNVEKTLDYLANITEIDLSQNNISSVSDVCLGSLPRLLSLHMEENWIQELSDSCLASLPNLQEFYINHNLIFSISPGAFQGLSRLLRLHLNSNRLTSVNSLWFQHLPSLEILMLGENPILELSDMNFKPLTNLRSLVLAKMNLTEMPDNALVGLENLESISFFDNLFSRVPRAALMRVQNLKFLDLNKNPIERIQRGDFMDMMHLKELGINSMPELVSIDSFALNNLPELTKIEATNNPKLSYIHPRAFHKLPRLETLMLNSNALSALHRSTVESLPNLREVSLHSNPIRCDCVIRWVNMNRTTVRFMEPDSLFCVEPPEYQGQHVRQVHFREMTEICLPLISPGSLPDRVEVGKGSSVSLHCRAFGEPEPEIFWVTPSGDRVLPGSVSDKYYMHPEGTFDLYDATEEEAGSYTCIAHNLVGADLKSVMIVVDGYISQHLNQPLHVYITSVQSHSVRVSWESTGGLVSQLNWSILADGSNLLMPFTARLPADVKEYHIKQLKPSTCYQVCVEVTATQPGDSKDCVNVTTKEAPVLRGKTENWDSLVMATCAVSFIVVAVACSVIYTSLYSQVFYRKLIADPAETLLIPGTHSSSPSFLEFGVSGVKVTATVIDLPDDSM from the coding sequence ATGAAGGAGACAGCAGTTGTGGCTTGTTTGCTGGCTGAGCTGTCTCTGGCTGCCTTTGTTCTGGCCTCTGAGGGGGCCGCTCATTGCCCTGCATTGTGTCGATGTGAGATACGACCCTGGTTTTCACCCAGCTCTATTTACACAGAGGCTGCCACCGTGGACTGTAATGACTTGGGCCTCTCGGTGCTGCCGGAGAGACTCCCCTCAGAAACACAGGTACTGCTGCTGCAGACAAACAACATCGTTAATGTGGAGAAAACTTTGGATTACTTGGCCAACATCACTGAAATCGACTTGTCTCAGAATAACATTTCCTCTGTGAGCGATGTTTGTCTGGGGTCTCTGCCCCGGCTGCTGTCACTCCACATGGAGGAGAACTGGATTCAGGAGCTATCTGACAGCTGCCTCGCTTCTCTGCCCAACCTCCAGGAGTTCTACATCAACCACAACCTGATTTTCTCCATCAGCCCCGGAGCCTTTCAGGGCCTGAGCAGGCTGCTGAGGCTCCATCTCAATTCCAATCGACTGACAAGCGTAAACAGCCTGTGGTTCCAGCATCTGCCCAGCCTGGAGATATTGATGCTGGGAGAAAACCCCATCCTTGAGCTGTCAGACATGAACTTCAAACCCCTGACAAACCTCCGCAGTCTCGTGCTTGCCAAGATGAATTTGACTGAAATGCCTGACAATGCTCTGGTTGGCCTTGAAAACTTGGAGAGCATCTCATTTTTTGACAACTTGTTCAGTCGAGTCCCCCGAGCAGCGCTGATGAGAGTCCAGAACTTGAAGTTTCTGGATTTGAATAAGAACCCCATTGAGAGGATCCAGAGAGGCGACTTCATGGACATGATGCATCTCAAGGAGCTTGGCATCAACAGCATGCCTGAGCTTGTGTCCATCGACAGTTTCGCCCTGAACAACCTGCCAGAGCTGACAAAAATCGAGGCCACCAACAACCCCAAGCTGTCCTACATCCACCCCAGGGCGTTCCACAAGCTCCCGCGGCTGGAGACTCTGATGCTGAACAGCAACGCTCTGAGCGCGCTCCACCGCAGCACTGTGGAGTCCCTGCCCAACCTGCGAGAAGTCAGTCTGCACAGCAACCCCATCCGCTGCGACTGCGTCATCCGCTGGGTCAACATGAACAGGACCACTGTTCGGTTCATGGAGCCCGACTCCCTGTTCTGCGTGGAGCCTCCGGAGTACCAAGGCCAGCATGTGCGACAGGTGCATTTCAGGGAGATGACGGAGATCTGCCTTCCTCTGATCTCACCTGGGAGCCTCCCGGATCGGGTCGAGGTTGGTAAAGGGAGCTCTGTGTCGCTGCACTGCCGGGCGTTCGGAGAACCAGAGCCTGAGATCTTCTGGGTGACGCCATCAGGTGACAGGGTCCTACCTGGGAGTGTGTCTGATAAGTACTACATGCACCCTGAGGGAACCTTTGACCTCTACGATGCCACAGAGGAGGAAGCAGGCTCGTACACCTGCATCGCCCACAACCTTGTCGGGGCAGACCTGAAGTCAGTGATGATTGTGGTGGACGGATACATTTCCCAGCATTTGAATCAACCTTTACATGTATATATCACATCGGTCCAGTCTCATTCTGTAAGGGTTTCCTGGGAGAGCACTGGTGGTTTGGTATCACAACTAAATTGGTCCATTTTAGCCGATGGCAGCAACCTCTTGATGCCATTCACAGCCAGGCTTCCTGCTGATGTCAAAGAGTACCACATCAAACAGCTGAAGCCTTCCACTTGCTATCAGGTTTGTGTTGAGGTCACTGCAACACAGCCTGGAGACAGCAAGGACTGTGTCAACGTGACCACGAAGGAGGCACCCGTCCTGCGGGGGAAAACTGAGAACTGGGACAGTCTGGTGATGGCTACCTGTGCTGTGTCTTTTATCGTGGTTGCCGTGGCTTGCTCCGTCATCTATACGTCCCTGTACAGCCAAGTGTTTTACAGGAAACTGATAGCAGATCCTGCTGAAACGCTGCTGATTCCCGGCACTCATTCCTCCTCCCCTTCTTTCCTggagtttggtgtgtctggggtCAAGGTGACGGCCACTGTAATAGACTTACCGGACGACTCAATGTAA